ttgttttatttgccttaTCGGGAGTTCCCTTAAATACAGCTCGTACATTAGTCGATGTAATACATTCATGGCACAATCTCTTTCTATCGAACACGTTAACCGAATATTTCTAAAAACCACCTAAAAGAGAACAAAATGGTTAATTGAATAACAAGTGATCGATCCGATCAAAAACACTCAGCATGCAACACAGAATAACAACACATAGATATAGGGGTAGAGTATAGAGTGGAATAGGTGGGCATGCGTAGGAGAAAAAAGAGTCATCACAACCAGACAGAGGATAGCTGAAGATCGGGTATTTTAGGTGGCCCCACCAAGGTGCAGATCATTAAGGAACTTCGAGTTGAGTCGCTCGTTGGTTAAATACCTCGCCAGGCTGACACTCGGAGCGCTGCAGTTGCTCATGCCGCGTTGATCCGCCTCCGACGGCGTGTAACCCGGTCGGCAGACGCACTTGGCCCGGCTGGCGTGGGCCAGGATTGAGGTGCCATTCGTTGTTTGGGTTTTCAGTGGCTCCAGCCACTGCCCCGCACCGCAAGGTCCCCGGCTGTATAACTTGTGGCACTGCCCATTGATCTCCACCATTCCGGGCGTGGATTCACATATATTCTGCTCCCTATCCGCTCCTTCTCCCGAACACTGTTGATCCAGGTTGGTGAGGACCCCGGAGCAACCGCACATTCCGTTGTAGGAGATGCCATCGATGGATGGCCTGGCGGTGAAGTCAAATATTACCACCTGATGCAGGGCGCAGGGGCCTTGAGATCCAATCCTGTAGCAGGAGTCCTCCGCGGGGAAGTACAAGCGGTTCTTGCCGCAGAAGTTGCGCACACAACTGGTTCCGTTTACCAGGAACTCGTTGGAGTCGCAGGGACCCCTTGTGTACAGGCGATAGCAGATGCCATCGCTCCAGGGCACGTAGCCCTCCTTGCACTGGCACTGGGCGCggggcagcagctgcaggGTGCTGCCAGTGGTCTCCTGGACATCGTCGGGTATGCGGAAGATGTGTCCAGGTGGGCAGGGCCCAGGGGTATCTGCAATAAGAGAGAACATTATATAAGCGAAGGGAGAGTAATACGGGCAGCAAAACACTTTCAATGCATGGTTGATATCCTTATatcttatttcattttttttaaatcaacaaGTTGGTTAGATTTTAGTCttaaaaaaacttaaacaTTGATCAGCAAATTGTAGGATCCAAAAATGGATGTATTTAAAGAGTTtactgaaaataaattatattataactATTACACTATTACTGCACTGAAAGTGTAATGCACGGAATCAGCCTTAACCCAATCCTACCCAGCTCGTAGCACATTTGGTGCGGAGCATGATAGTGCGGCAGGTGCCGCTGACAGTCGCACCGACCGCCGGGCAAGAAGATGTGACCCGGCGTCGAGCAGGGTCCTTTGGTGTAGTGCTCGTAGCAGGACTCCTCCGCCGGATAGTAGAACGAGGACAACTCGCCCGCATTCTCGCAACGACACTCGGCCAGTCCGTCCGCGTTTTGAACTAGGAGTTTCCCACGACTGCAAGGACCCTTGGCGTGCCGCGCATAGCACTTGTTGTCTCTTGGCCAAAAGATCATGTCCTCGGGGCAATTCAGGGGTCGCTTGCATGTGCCCCATCGATTACCGGATCTGGAAGGTGTTAAGCATGTCTGTTATGTATGGTGGCGTTAAGAACTCCAAAAGGATCTTAAGGTATAATAGCTTAGaagttttttaatagataCCCGATGTAAAACAGTGCAAGCTATTGATCCCAATGTGGTTTCATAATTTGCAACTGCAATAAGTTTACTTGGGGAAAAATCGCGgcttcaaatttaaatatttccagtCTGACAACTGGATTaagggcttaaaatattacaaactcGTTTGGCACACGTAGGCTATGATAAAACTGCCCGGACTAGACACACAAAAGAAACAATGTCGGAGGAGTCTTTCTCAACAGAATTGGGTCGAGCTGGGCTATTGATGGCAATGGAGTCAGCAGCGGAATCAGATGTACCCAACACCCCAGGCTTCTTCATGGGCGACGACGGTCACATGCAGGATCTACGGCCCGGATTACAAAAAGGTTCAAGCGCCAATGATGAGGACAGCGAATCCCTGGAGGGATCGCTCTACGATTGCAACATTTGTCTGGACACAGCGCACAATGCCGTGGTCAGCATGTGCGGCCACCTGTTTTGCTGGCCGTGTCTGCACCAGTGGCTGCTGACCAAACCCAATCGCAAGCTCTGTCCCGTTTGCAAGTCTGGGATCGATAAGGATAAGGTCATACCGCTGTACGGCCGCAACGATACTCGCAAGGAGGATCCTCGGGTAGGAGTCCCACCGCGTCCCGCTGGTCGGCGCACAGAGCCGGAAGTGGAAGCTGAGCGTATCCA
This window of the Drosophila biarmipes strain raj3 chromosome 3L, RU_DBia_V1.1, whole genome shotgun sequence genome carries:
- the LOC108030602 gene encoding uncharacterized protein LOC108030602 isoform X2, whose amino-acid sequence is MRRRKVLICWAALQAGSSILTCLLLLLTTGQNSQQVAAGIVPPPWSDPAKNPCASMSGGWQLLYWAPLKKCFKIFSLGYPCPETMELSPTAVSAKRRDLPAAECRCPPGTALSPLTNNVCYKLYERGPCQPEEYFQPMPDQVKRSGNRWGTCKRPLNCPEDMIFWPRDNKCYARHAKGPCSRGKLLVQNADGLAECRCENAGELSSFYYPAEESCYEHYTKGPCSTPGHIFLPGGRCDCQRHLPHYHAPHQMCYELDTPGPCPPGHIFRIPDDVQETTGSTLQLLPRAQCQCKEGYVPWSDGICYRLYTRGPCDSNEFLVNGTSCVRNFCGKNRLYFPAEDSCYRIGSQGPCALHQVVIFDFTARPSIDGISYNGMCGCSGVLTNLDQQCSGEGADREQNICESTPGMVEINGQCHKLYSRGPCGAGQWLEPLKTQTTNGTSILAHASRAKCVCRPGYTPSEADQRGMSNCSAPSVSLARWFLEIFG
- the LOC108030602 gene encoding uncharacterized protein LOC108030602 isoform X1; this translates as MRRRKVLICWAALQAGSSILTCLLLLLTTGQNSQQVAAGIVPPPWSDPAKNPCASMSGGWQLLYWAPLKKCFKIFSLGYPCPETMELSPTAVSAKRRDLPAAECRCPPGTALSPLTNNVCYKLYERGPCQPEEYFQPMPDQVKRSGNRWGTCKRPLNCPEDMIFWPRDNKCYARHAKGPCSRGKLLVQNADGLAECRCENAGELSSFYYPAEESCYEHYTKGPCSTPGHIFLPGGRCDCQRHLPHYHAPHQMCYELDTPGPCPPGHIFRIPDDVQETTGSTLQLLPRAQCQCKEGYVPWSDGICYRLYTRGPCDSNEFLVNGTSCVRNFCGKNRLYFPAEDSCYRIGSQGPCALHQVVIFDFTARPSIDGISYNGMCGCSGVLTNLDQQCSGEGADREQNICESTPGMVEINGQCHKLYSRGPCGAGQWLEPLKTQTTNGTSILAHASRAKCVCRPGYTPSEADQRGMSNCSAPSVSLARYLTNERLNSKFLNDLHLGGAT
- the LOC108030494 gene encoding E3 ubiquitin-protein ligase RNF185, which gives rise to MSVMYGLKILQTRLAHVGYDKTARTRHTKETMSEESFSTELGRAGLLMAMESAAESDVPNTPGFFMGDDGHMQDLRPGLQKGSSANDEDSESLEGSLYDCNICLDTAHNAVVSMCGHLFCWPCLHQWLLTKPNRKLCPVCKSGIDKDKVIPLYGRNDTRKEDPRVGVPPRPAGRRTEPEVEAERIHGFGHAFHMSFGLGFPFGFISSSLNLGEPRNPPPNRGTAQYHNEQNLSKFFLYMAFVLIAWLVFA